A segment of the Odoribacter splanchnicus DSM 20712 genome:
TCGGGATAAGGTTCAAAAATGTCCATGCAGCCATATTGATGAATCTGTCCACCTATTTTCTGTGCTACTACCTTTTCAGTTCAGCATTGATAACACTGCTTGACCGTTTCTATATCACACGGAAAAGGATTCGGACGCATATCATTCTATGGATCATCTTCTCCGGACTTTCCGGGGTTGTCCTATTGTTGTTTCCGGATGGAATAGTGCAGAAAAGCACTTTGCTGGCTTTGGCAGCATGGCTGGTGGTTTACGGACTGGTGTTGTCTCGCAGAGTCATTGTCGCATACCGCAGAGCTGTCCGGATTTTCGATGACACACATGCCGATGATATAGGCGCATATATAAAATGGCTGTCCATCTTTACTTATTGGGCTCTTATCTTCGGAGTTGGATGCGGATTGCTTACATTTTTGCCTGATGAATACGTTTATATATGGATTCTGTCATCAATTCCGTTTTACGTCTATCTCTACCATTGCTACCAGAATTATCTGCTGTTTTACGAACAGGTGGAAACCGCAATGGAAGATGGTATGATTTCTGAAGAGGAAGACCCGTGTGACACCAAACTGGAACAGATACAGAAACTGGAGAACCCGTCATACCATTCCGAAATGGCGGAGAAAATAAACGGCTGGATTGATGCGGAGGGTTATATCCAGTCCGGCCTTACCATAAAGAAACTTGCTGATATGCTCCAGACTAACCGCACCTATCTGTCTGAGTATATCAAAACGACGTATGGTGCATCGTTCCGCGATTGGATTACCGGTCTCCGCATCAATTATGCGAAACGCCTGCTTGCGCAATATCCGAGGCTGACGGTTGCTGACATTTCTGAAAGATCCGGCTTTCTGTCCCCAAGCCATTTCATCAGGCTGTTCAAGGAAAATTCAGGCTGTACTCCTGTCAAATGGAGGAAAACAGAGGCGGAATAATGCACTGCTTTATGCCTAATAGAAATAGCCTAAACGACAAAAAATAGTCTGAACGACAAAACTGAAATGTTCTAAACCACAAAAATATGCGATTCTGACAATTGAGACAATTTTTATAGGCAAGAATCGGGCAGAATAAAATCTATTCGCTTATTTTGTATGCTGATATTCCTAATTGGAAATAAAAAAGCATATAAAAATGAGCAAAAGAATCTTATTCTTCATTTTGTTTTCGTGGCTGGCATCGGCAGCTTTTCCTGCTTTTGCGCAGCAGAAAACCGACACGGTCTACACTTTCCGCTTCGTGCCGCGAAAAGACATGTTCTATGTGCCATGGAATGACAATGGCAAAGAACTTGCGCGTCTTCTGGAGTGTATCGAAAGTAACAAACCGGATATAGTGGAGGGACGGCTGCCTCTTTACGTGGACGGATACTGTAACTCCGGCAAGTCGGAACGGGCAAGCCTCGCTATCGCCGGGACACGTTCCAACCGTGTGAAATCAGAGTTGATTACCCGGAAAGGACTGCGTGAAAACAACTTCATCACCCGTAACCATGCCTCGAAGGGCGACTTCGTGACGGTGCGTATCATACTGCCGAAAGAGAAAGTGCCGGTTATTGCGGAGGATACACATCCCGGTTACGAGGAAGAAAAGGAACAGTCACACCGTGAAAACGACAAGGCTACAGAAACAATCCAAGACACAGAGGGGGCAAAGGTGTCTACCGGACAGGAAAATCAGCCTGAATCCGTACTGTCGGCATCATCCACAACTTTGGGATTATCACTGCGTGCCAACCTGCTGCGTTGGGCAACCCTCACGCCCGACCTCGGTATTGAGTGGCACATCAACCCGTCATGGGGAATATCCGTGAACGGCTCGTGGACTTCGTGGTCGTGGAATGACAAGGACAGAAGATACGCCCTTTGGGAAGTGGCACCGGAACTCCGCTATTATATAGGCAGCGAGAAACGCGGCTACGTAGGTGCTATGTACAAAGTCGGCTCATTCAACTACAAGCTGTCGGAGACCGGCAAGCAGGGCGACATCATGGGTGGCGGCATCACCGGCGGCTACGTGCTGAAACTGAACAATGCCCTCTCGATGGACTTCTCCTTAGGGTTGGGCTATATCCATGCCGACTATGACAAGTATGTGGTCATCAACGGCGTGAGGGTAAGGCGCGGCAGCGGAACAAAGAACTGGTGGGGCCCTGTCTCGGCGGGTGTCACCCTGGTGTGGAACATCTTTTAGCGGAAAGGAGGAACAATGAATACAACGATAATCATACGACAGATAAAGGAATATACGGGAGCATACGGAAAGGCTTATACCTTATTATATCTAATAGGTGCGGTGACCATACTGACCTCGTGCGTGAAGGACGACCTCTATGACACGCCGCACCCCGACCGTGGGGCGGTGGTCGTAACCACAGACTGGAGCGGAAAGAGCACCGAGGCGGACATACCGCAGGCATACACACTGCGCATCGGCGGGAGGGAACAGAACGTGAGCGCGGCGACCAACGTGTTCGACGCGCTGCTCGCGCCCGGTGGCTACGGCCTGACGGTGTACAACTCCCCGGAGGGGATTAGTATCGACGGAAACAAGGCAACGGTGAATCCGGTGGATCTGACGGGTGCAATAGAGCCGCACCCCGGCTACCTCTTCGCCTCGCACCAGGACATCAGCGTCGTGGCGGATGACACCCTGCACGTCACCGCCCCGATGAGACAATACGTGCGCAGGCTCGACATCGAACTGACCGCCACGGAAGGCGACTACAGCCGTGTACAATCGGCTACGGCAACGCTCTCCGGCGTGGCTTCGGCAGCGGATATGGCAACAGGCGACCGGAGTGCAGCGGCACAAGTAACAAACGCTTTCAGGCAGGACGGCAACAAGTTCACAATCTTTTTCCGACTGCTCGGCATCGTCCCGACGGAAACGCATACGCTGACGGTGGACATCACTTTCAACAACGGTGACACGCAGCGGGTAGTGAGCGACCTTACCGAAGACATAAGGGACTTCAATAACGGCACCAAACCGGTTAAACTCACGGGTAATCTGCTTTTGCCCGTAGAGGCCGGGGTAACGGGCGCAATCATCACGGACTGGAACGAGGTAGAAAGCGGCAATGGGGATGCTAACTGACGATAAATATTTCTCCAAAAAAAACAAGATTATGACAATGAACATGAGGTTTTTCATTATTGCAGCAGCGGAACGCTATTGGCTGCGTGTACACAAGAGAACGAGGTACGGAACAATCCGGTGGAAGCACGAATCACGGCAGGCGTGAGCGGGCCGAAGACCCGTGCTGTGGACAACGGGTGGAACGCCGACCGAATCGGCGTGATGGTGGTGGATGCCCCTGGCACGACCACGACC
Coding sequences within it:
- a CDS encoding AraC family transcriptional regulator; this translates as MEPSIYSYSLCIALPLMLFFGFYFLLAQTPEKAIFENYLRSRRIMGMALLLLAANYSVHFFFGIRFKNVHAAILMNLSTYFLCYYLFSSALITLLDRFYITRKRIRTHIILWIIFSGLSGVVLLLFPDGIVQKSTLLALAAWLVVYGLVLSRRVIVAYRRAVRIFDDTHADDIGAYIKWLSIFTYWALIFGVGCGLLTFLPDEYVYIWILSSIPFYVYLYHCYQNYLLFYEQVETAMEDGMISEEEDPCDTKLEQIQKLENPSYHSEMAEKINGWIDAEGYIQSGLTIKKLADMLQTNRTYLSEYIKTTYGASFRDWITGLRINYAKRLLAQYPRLTVADISERSGFLSPSHFIRLFKENSGCTPVKWRKTEAE
- a CDS encoding DUF3575 domain-containing protein; its protein translation is MSKRILFFILFSWLASAAFPAFAQQKTDTVYTFRFVPRKDMFYVPWNDNGKELARLLECIESNKPDIVEGRLPLYVDGYCNSGKSERASLAIAGTRSNRVKSELITRKGLRENNFITRNHASKGDFVTVRIILPKEKVPVIAEDTHPGYEEEKEQSHRENDKATETIQDTEGAKVSTGQENQPESVLSASSTTLGLSLRANLLRWATLTPDLGIEWHINPSWGISVNGSWTSWSWNDKDRRYALWEVAPELRYYIGSEKRGYVGAMYKVGSFNYKLSETGKQGDIMGGGITGGYVLKLNNALSMDFSLGLGYIHADYDKYVVINGVRVRRGSGTKNWWGPVSAGVTLVWNIF
- a CDS encoding FimB/Mfa2 family fimbrial subunit — protein: MNTTIIIRQIKEYTGAYGKAYTLLYLIGAVTILTSCVKDDLYDTPHPDRGAVVVTTDWSGKSTEADIPQAYTLRIGGREQNVSAATNVFDALLAPGGYGLTVYNSPEGISIDGNKATVNPVDLTGAIEPHPGYLFASHQDISVVADDTLHVTAPMRQYVRRLDIELTATEGDYSRVQSATATLSGVASAADMATGDRSAAAQVTNAFRQDGNKFTIFFRLLGIVPTETHTLTVDITFNNGDTQRVVSDLTEDIRDFNNGTKPVKLTGNLLLPVEAGVTGAIITDWNEVESGNGDAN